Proteins from a genomic interval of Streptomyces fodineus:
- a CDS encoding GNAT family N-acetyltransferase: MTELGPGAWPPAPIRTERLVLREPEARDRAAVIELFASPEVGTYLGGPRPRDELEREIPGAPSRRPGRFMVDLDGAVIGQITLYRETGHLRQAAGKAELGYLFLPEAWGCGYATEACAAALDWFADACPGEPVVLATQTANVRSMRLAAKLGFIEAERFEAYGAEQWFGMWSPGALSD, translated from the coding sequence ATGACCGAGCTCGGACCCGGCGCCTGGCCACCTGCCCCGATCAGGACCGAGAGGCTCGTGCTCCGTGAGCCCGAGGCCCGGGACCGTGCGGCGGTCATCGAGCTGTTTGCCTCGCCAGAGGTGGGCACCTACCTCGGTGGCCCCCGGCCGCGTGATGAGCTCGAGCGCGAGATACCGGGGGCACCCAGCCGGCGCCCCGGCCGTTTCATGGTCGATCTCGACGGAGCGGTGATCGGCCAGATCACGCTCTACAGAGAAACGGGGCACCTTCGCCAGGCTGCCGGGAAGGCCGAGCTCGGCTACTTGTTCCTGCCGGAGGCCTGGGGGTGCGGGTATGCCACCGAGGCATGCGCAGCGGCACTCGACTGGTTCGCCGACGCGTGTCCCGGCGAACCGGTGGTGCTCGCCACCCAGACCGCCAACGTCCGCTCGATGCGCCTCGCGGCGAAGCTGGGGTTCATCGAGGCAGAGCGGTTCGAGGCGTACGGCGCCGAGCAGTGGTTCGGCATGTGGTCCCCGGGCGCGCTGTCCGATTGA
- a CDS encoding class I SAM-dependent methyltransferase, giving the protein MSASAPKPEILAAFEAAKGFMPVDEGLALYAAAVEAGRLGLPLLEVGTYCGRSTVLLADAARAAGVTALTVDHHRGSEEQQPGWDYHDPETVDPEIGLMDTLPAFRRTLHKAGLEDHVVAFVGRSPQIAALWRAPLGLVFVDGGHTDEHAGADYEGWAPHVAQDGLLVIHDVFPEPEDEFTGQAPYRVYLRALESGAFTEVSATGSLRVLRRTGTGI; this is encoded by the coding sequence ATGTCCGCCAGCGCCCCCAAGCCCGAGATCCTCGCCGCGTTCGAGGCGGCCAAGGGGTTCATGCCCGTGGACGAGGGGCTGGCGTTGTATGCGGCCGCGGTGGAGGCGGGGCGGCTGGGGTTGCCGTTGCTGGAGGTCGGGACGTACTGCGGGCGGTCCACCGTGCTGCTCGCCGACGCGGCCCGTGCGGCCGGGGTCACGGCGCTGACCGTGGACCATCACCGCGGCAGCGAGGAACAGCAGCCCGGGTGGGACTACCACGACCCGGAGACCGTCGACCCGGAGATCGGGCTGATGGACACGCTGCCTGCCTTCCGCCGCACCCTCCACAAGGCGGGCCTGGAGGACCACGTGGTCGCGTTCGTCGGCCGGTCGCCGCAGATCGCCGCGCTCTGGCGGGCCCCGCTCGGTCTCGTCTTCGTCGACGGCGGCCACACCGACGAGCACGCGGGCGCGGACTACGAGGGCTGGGCGCCCCATGTGGCCCAGGACGGACTGCTGGTCATTCACGACGTCTTCCCGGAGCCCGAGGACGAGTTCACCGGGCAGGCGCCGTACCGGGTGTACCTGCGGGCGCTGGAGTCCGGGGCGTTCACGGAGGTCTCGGCGACCGGCTCCCTGCGTGTCCTGCGGCGAACGGGCACGGGGATCTGA
- a CDS encoding MFS transporter produces the protein MTHTTTDQPARRAGGAVVPVLAFAGIVVAVMQTLLVPVIKDLPQLLHTAPSNATWVLTSTLLSGAVATPIMGRLGDLYGKRRMLILSLGVMVVGALVSALTSQLLTMIVGRTLQGFAMGAIPLGIGLMRDMLPRERLGSAMALMSSSIGVGGGLALPAAALVAQHTNWHALFYGAAGLGALAIVLTLLVVPESPMRAEGSFDLLGALGLSTGLVLLLLPITKGSDWGWSSGTTLGLFAASVVVLVLWGLFELRLKAPLVDLRTTARPAVLFTNLASIMVGVAFYVVSLVLPQLLQLPKATGYGLGQSMVVAGLCVAPLGLTMMFTAPVYARLSAKYGPKVTLIIGLLIIAIGYGGGLGLMHAAWQTIVTSVILGAGIGLAYSSLPALIVGAVPASETGAANGLNTLMRSIGTSVSSAVIGMVLANTANNVGGLAIPTMHGFRVSFLIATAAVAAGLLLALFLPKAGRPAQQHTQLRASSEEDAVLERAEEVLRGFRGRVLGADGAPVARAKVTLIDRRGRQAGATVSDEDGGYVLAVPAQGAYVLAARAAGHGPLASSATHSGESGAVELDLSLPGEIVSA, from the coding sequence ATGACCCACACGACGACCGATCAGCCGGCCCGGAGAGCGGGCGGCGCCGTGGTCCCGGTGCTCGCCTTCGCCGGCATAGTGGTCGCGGTGATGCAGACCCTGCTCGTGCCGGTCATCAAGGACCTGCCGCAGCTGCTGCACACCGCGCCCTCCAACGCCACCTGGGTCCTCACCTCGACCCTCCTGTCCGGTGCCGTGGCCACCCCGATCATGGGCCGCCTCGGCGACCTCTACGGCAAGCGGCGGATGCTGATCCTCAGCCTCGGCGTGATGGTGGTCGGCGCCCTGGTCAGCGCCCTCACCAGCCAGCTGCTCACCATGATCGTCGGCCGTACCCTCCAGGGCTTCGCCATGGGCGCGATCCCGCTCGGCATCGGCCTGATGCGCGACATGCTGCCGCGCGAGAGGCTCGGCTCGGCCATGGCCCTGATGAGCTCCTCGATCGGCGTCGGCGGCGGCCTCGCGCTGCCCGCCGCGGCCCTGGTGGCACAGCACACGAACTGGCACGCCCTGTTCTACGGCGCCGCCGGCCTCGGCGCGCTCGCCATCGTCCTCACCCTCCTCGTCGTGCCCGAGTCCCCGATGCGGGCGGAGGGCTCCTTCGACCTGCTGGGCGCGCTGGGCCTGTCGACCGGCCTGGTGCTGCTCCTGCTGCCCATCACCAAGGGCAGCGACTGGGGCTGGTCCTCGGGTACGACGCTCGGTCTGTTCGCCGCGTCGGTCGTGGTCCTCGTCCTGTGGGGCCTGTTCGAACTGCGCCTCAAGGCGCCCCTGGTCGACCTGCGCACGACCGCCCGCCCGGCCGTCCTCTTCACCAACCTCGCGTCGATCATGGTCGGCGTGGCGTTCTACGTCGTCTCCCTGGTCCTGCCCCAGCTGCTCCAGCTGCCCAAGGCGACCGGCTACGGCCTCGGCCAGTCCATGGTCGTCGCGGGTCTGTGCGTGGCCCCGCTGGGCCTGACGATGATGTTCACCGCGCCGGTCTACGCCCGGCTGTCCGCCAAGTACGGCCCGAAGGTCACCCTCATCATCGGCCTGCTGATCATCGCGATCGGCTACGGCGGCGGCCTCGGCCTGATGCACGCGGCCTGGCAGACGATCGTCACGTCCGTGATCCTCGGCGCGGGCATCGGTCTCGCCTACTCCTCGCTGCCCGCTCTGATCGTCGGCGCGGTGCCCGCCTCGGAGACCGGCGCGGCGAACGGACTCAACACGTTGATGCGGTCCATCGGTACGTCGGTGTCCAGCGCCGTCATCGGGATGGTGCTGGCCAACACGGCGAACAACGTGGGCGGGCTGGCCATCCCGACCATGCATGGGTTCCGGGTGTCCTTCCTGATCGCCACCGCGGCGGTGGCGGCCGGGTTGCTGCTGGCGCTGTTCCTGCCGAAGGCCGGCCGCCCGGCTCAGCAGCACACCCAGCTGCGGGCCAGCAGTGAGGAGGACGCTGTGCTGGAGCGTGCCGAGGAGGTGCTGCGGGGCTTCCGGGGGCGGGTTCTGGGTGCCGACGGTGCTCCGGTCGCCCGGGCCAAGGTCACGTTGATCGACCGGCGGGGGCGGCAGGCCGGCGCGACCGTCTCCGACGAGGACGGCGGCTATGTGCTCGCCGTGCCGGCTCAGGGGGCGTATGTGCTCGCCGCACGGGCCGCGGGGCATGGGCCGCTGGCGTCCTCTGCCACGCATTCGGGTGAGTCGGGGGCTGTCGAGCTGGATCTTTCGTTGCCTGGGGAGATTGTCAGCGCGTAG
- a CDS encoding lipid-transfer protein, whose protein sequence is MKAFVAGVGMTRFEKPETRSWQYWDMAREAGSAALEDAGVTYGAVEQVPVGYCFQPSTAGQRAAYELGLTGIPVYNVNNNCATGSTALMLARQLVAGGAADCVLALGFEKMKKGALGGGADGGARGGAADAWSAVSPVARHYGIMAARHGFEATPPTAQIFGAAAREHMERYGTTEAQLAAVAAKNHRHSAHNPNAQFRDVYDVAGILASRMVHRPLTRLQCSPTSDGAAAVVVVSQRFASRRGLTGLVEIAGQAMATDTEESFASGSCIDVVGQPMSRRAARQAYERAGLGIEDVDVIELHDCFSVNELLTYEALGMCAPGESGKLVESGATTYGGRWVVNPSGGLISKGHPLGATGLAQTAELVWQLRGTAGERQVAGARVGLAHNIGLGGAAVVTVLRAV, encoded by the coding sequence ATGAAGGCCTTTGTCGCCGGGGTCGGGATGACGCGGTTCGAGAAGCCCGAGACCCGTTCATGGCAGTACTGGGACATGGCAAGGGAAGCGGGGAGCGCGGCGCTGGAGGATGCCGGCGTCACGTACGGCGCTGTGGAACAGGTTCCCGTCGGCTACTGTTTCCAGCCCTCGACCGCCGGCCAGCGCGCCGCCTACGAACTCGGCCTGACCGGCATCCCCGTTTACAACGTCAACAACAACTGCGCGACCGGCTCGACCGCGCTGATGCTCGCCCGGCAGCTCGTGGCGGGCGGCGCGGCCGACTGCGTGCTGGCTCTGGGCTTCGAGAAGATGAAGAAGGGCGCGCTCGGCGGGGGAGCCGACGGCGGGGCCCGCGGCGGAGCCGCTGATGCCTGGAGCGCCGTGTCCCCCGTCGCCCGGCACTACGGCATCATGGCCGCCCGGCACGGCTTCGAGGCGACCCCGCCCACCGCGCAGATCTTCGGCGCCGCGGCCCGCGAGCACATGGAGCGGTACGGCACGACCGAGGCCCAGCTCGCCGCCGTCGCCGCCAAGAACCACCGGCACTCCGCGCACAACCCCAACGCGCAGTTCCGGGACGTGTACGACGTGGCCGGCATCCTCGCCTCCCGCATGGTCCACCGGCCGCTGACCAGGCTCCAGTGCTCGCCGACCTCGGACGGCGCGGCGGCCGTGGTCGTGGTGTCGCAGCGGTTCGCTTCGCGGCGCGGGCTCACCGGTCTCGTCGAGATCGCCGGGCAGGCCATGGCCACGGACACCGAGGAGTCCTTCGCCTCCGGCTCCTGCATCGACGTCGTCGGGCAGCCCATGTCCCGGCGGGCGGCCCGGCAGGCGTACGAACGGGCCGGGCTCGGCATCGAGGACGTGGACGTGATCGAGCTGCACGACTGCTTCTCGGTCAACGAACTGCTGACCTACGAGGCGCTCGGCATGTGCGCGCCCGGGGAGTCCGGGAAGCTCGTCGAGTCGGGCGCGACGACGTACGGCGGCCGATGGGTGGTGAACCCGTCGGGCGGGCTGATCTCCAAGGGGCATCCGCTGGGCGCGACCGGCCTGGCGCAGACGGCCGAGCTGGTCTGGCAGCTGCGCGGCACGGCGGGGGAGCGGCAGGTCGCGGGGGCGCGGGTGGGGCTCGCGCACAACATCGGGCTGGGCGGGGCGGCGGTGGTGACGGTGCTGCGCGCGGTGTAG
- a CDS encoding MFS transporter — MLEAADTTPLISRRSTVPTWLVVALACAGQFLVVLDVSVVNTALPSMRSGLGLTASGLQWVVNAYAIAFAGFMLLGGRAGDLYGRKRMFLVGLGLFTLASLGGGLAQEGWQLLLARAVQGLGAAVLAPSTLTLLTSAVPEGAARARAIATWTAVGAGGGAAGGLVGGVLVDVLSWRWVLLINVPVGALVLAGSVVWLTESRAGDGRRLDLPGALLVTAGLATLAYGISQTEAEGWTAPATLLPLFAGLLLIGLFLLVEARTAAPLMPLGLLRLRSVASANAAMFLSGSAMFCMWYFMTLYAQNVLRYTPLEAGLALVPSSLSVVVGSKLAPRLMRVAGARTVATAGTLVAATGFGWQSTMSAHGAYLTAIMIPGMLMMLGAGLAATPLASLATSGAAPGEAGVVSGLINTSRTMGGSLGLAVMSTVAAAGTGSGHGPEALTDGYALAFRVSTAVLLGGAVLMLVWLPRKNTAPASAAPAARENSAPSRG, encoded by the coding sequence ATGCTCGAAGCCGCCGACACCACACCCCTCATATCCCGCCGTTCGACCGTGCCCACCTGGCTGGTGGTGGCGCTCGCCTGTGCCGGCCAGTTCCTGGTCGTCCTCGATGTGTCGGTGGTGAACACCGCCCTGCCGTCCATGCGGAGCGGCCTCGGCCTGACCGCGTCCGGCCTGCAGTGGGTGGTGAACGCCTACGCCATCGCCTTCGCCGGGTTCATGCTGCTCGGCGGCCGGGCCGGCGACCTGTACGGGCGCAAGCGGATGTTCCTCGTCGGCCTCGGTCTGTTCACGCTGGCCTCGCTGGGCGGCGGCCTCGCCCAGGAGGGCTGGCAGCTGCTGCTGGCCCGGGCCGTGCAGGGGCTCGGCGCGGCGGTGCTGGCCCCCTCGACGCTGACCCTGCTGACCTCCGCGGTGCCGGAGGGGGCGGCGCGGGCGCGCGCGATCGCCACCTGGACCGCGGTCGGCGCCGGTGGCGGGGCCGCGGGCGGACTGGTCGGCGGGGTGCTCGTGGACGTGCTGTCCTGGCGCTGGGTGCTGCTGATCAACGTGCCGGTGGGCGCGCTGGTGCTGGCCGGTTCGGTGGTCTGGCTGACCGAGAGCCGGGCCGGCGACGGGCGGCGCCTGGACCTGCCGGGCGCGCTGCTGGTCACGGCGGGCCTCGCGACCCTGGCCTACGGCATCTCGCAGACGGAGGCCGAGGGCTGGACGGCCCCGGCCACGCTGCTGCCGCTGTTCGCCGGGCTGCTGCTGATCGGCCTGTTCCTGCTGGTCGAGGCGCGTACGGCGGCCCCGCTGATGCCGCTCGGCCTGCTCCGGCTGCGCTCGGTCGCGTCGGCGAACGCGGCGATGTTCCTCTCCGGCTCGGCCATGTTCTGCATGTGGTACTTCATGACCCTCTACGCCCAGAACGTCCTGCGCTACACGCCGCTGGAGGCCGGCCTCGCCCTGGTGCCCAGCTCGCTGTCGGTGGTCGTCGGCTCCAAGCTGGCGCCGCGCCTGATGCGGGTGGCGGGCGCACGGACCGTGGCGACGGCGGGCACGCTGGTGGCCGCCACCGGCTTCGGCTGGCAGTCGACGATGAGCGCGCACGGGGCGTACCTCACCGCGATCATGATCCCGGGGATGCTGATGATGCTCGGCGCGGGCCTGGCGGCGACCCCGCTCGCCTCGCTGGCCACGTCGGGGGCGGCGCCGGGAGAGGCCGGTGTGGTGTCGGGGCTGATCAACACCTCGCGCACGATGGGCGGTTCGCTCGGGCTCGCCGTGATGTCGACCGTCGCCGCGGCCGGCACGGGCAGCGGCCACGGCCCCGAGGCGCTGACGGACGGCTACGCGCTCGCCTTCCGGGTCAGCACGGCGGTGCTGCTGGGCGGGGCGGTGCTGATGCTGGTGTGGCTGCCGCGGAAGAACACGGCGCCCGCTTCGGCGGCCCCGGCAGCACGGGA